The region ACATGGGAGTCATGGGCGATGTGCTTATGCTCGAAGCCCTTACCGCGCTAAATTCCATCAAGGGTTTGCAGGGCGGACCCGGCAGGCCTAACGCGCATGCGCTGAGTGCCTATCGCGCTAATCCTGTTGCGTCCGAAAAAAGCAGTGTCAAAAAAATGGATACCCCGCTTGTCTCGGGGGATCTTTCCGCAAAATTTGAATCAGGTTCAAATGGAGTTTCCGCTATCGGCTATGACCGGGTCGGCGGCACTTCCTACGGTAAATACCAGATAGCGTCCAAAACCGGGACCATGGATCGTTTCTTGGAATTTCTGAAAAGCAAGGCTCCGGAATTAGCTGAAAAACTGCTTAATGCCGGACCGGCAGACACCGGATCAAAAAATGGTGCCATGCCTGATATATGGAAGCAGCTCGCTGATTCAGATCCAAAGGGGTTTGAAAAGTTGCAGCATGATTTTATTCAGGGAAGCCATTACGATCCGGCGGTTAAGATGATCCTTGAAAAGACCGGTATAGACATAAACTCCATGCCCGCTCCCGTGCGTGAAGTGCTCTGGTCCACATCGGTGCAGCACGGTCCTACCGGCGCATCCCGCCTGATTTCCAAGGCCATAGAGAAGTTGGCTTCGAATGCCGAGAACAAGGGATTTCCTGCAGATCTGGTCAAGGAGATTTACGGTGAACGCAAGGGCCAATTCGCGTCGTCCACAGAGCGGGTCCGGCAAAGCGTAGTAAACCGCTTCGAGCAGGAGCAGCAAGCTGTTCTGGCTATGCTGGGGGGAGTTTCCAGAACCGCATAGCGGTAGGCGCCGCAGTTTAATGAAAATTGCGTGAATCTTATTTCTTAGCCAGCTTTGTTTCCAAAGACTGATCAATATCAACGTGCAGATTCTGAAGCACGCTGTCTACTGCCACTTGCCCGTGGGCCCAGCCTTTTACCTTACGAACGTCTTTCACCAGCGCGCACATAACGTCCGCCTTGGAATCATTTGTGCGATAGCTTTTCAGGGCCGCAAGCACGGCAGCTTCGCGCAGAGTCTGTTCAGGTACTTCCTGGCTGGGATGGTCCCTTTTAAGAATGACGTGGGAACCGGGGCCGCCCTGCACATGAAACCAGTAATCGAAAACCGAAGAAACTTTGCTTAAAATTTCGTGATTGGCTTTGCTGTTCTTTCCTCTGATCATGAGAAAACCATCGGACGATATAAACAGAGCTGCCGCTATATTCTTATATTTGCTTGGGATTTCGACGTTCTTCTTTTTCCGGTCCTTATCAGCGGAAGGCATAAGGTTGGCCTTCAGAAATTGCTCGTGCTCGGCCTCAACTTCCTGCCTGCGTCGCTCCATGTGCCGGAATCCACGCTGAGCTTTGGCCGCGAAACGGAAAATTTTCTCCATATTCTCGGTCGGGGTCAGTAACGGATCAAGCTTAACTTCCATTTCACCATGTTCCGGATGGGTGACCGTCACCTTGTCCAGTTCACGCAGGTCTTTTAAGCGATACATCTCCGCCTGCAAGGCTTCGGCTTCGATCTTGCGGGCCAGCAGAGCGTTTAAGCGTTCTTCTTCCTGCTCAATACGTCTGAATATCTTCTTGTATTTCTTTTTACCGGATTTAAGGGTGCTGCGCTGCTCGGCATTCTCCATGCGCTCCATTACCGGAAAAAGAACTTTTTCTCCGTATACCGAAGCCGCTTCACTTGCAGAGTGATAAACCTGCTCGGTCATTTGGGGGTTGGACCAGACGCGAGGGGCT is a window of Maridesulfovibrio sp. DNA encoding:
- a CDS encoding NFACT RNA binding domain-containing protein, translated to MDAHFFRTLTGELEENLKGRRVEKIFAPADGVWTFALQSKGGKEYLLFRPAKSVGLLFLSRVKPVNPPSPPSQVMWLRKRLAGRRLFEAHHDWINLRVAFTLSPWKQRDKYRYLLLDMKKGVSLIHELPPGFPAPVSWPTYEQTRSSDEIWREFPQISPPLRKKLNTLSESEGKDLLSRLEHGITDKFYISEKKGELTAPRVWSNPQMTEQVYHSASEAASVYGEKVLFPVMERMENAEQRSTLKSGKKKYKKIFRRIEQEEERLNALLARKIEAEALQAEMYRLKDLRELDKVTVTHPEHGEMEVKLDPLLTPTENMEKIFRFAAKAQRGFRHMERRRQEVEAEHEQFLKANLMPSADKDRKKKNVEIPSKYKNIAAALFISSDGFLMIRGKNSKANHEILSKVSSVFDYWFHVQGGPGSHVILKRDHPSQEVPEQTLREAAVLAALKSYRTNDSKADVMCALVKDVRKVKGWAHGQVAVDSVLQNLHVDIDQSLETKLAKK